Proteins from one Xenorhabdus griffiniae genomic window:
- a CDS encoding TonB-dependent receptor domain-containing protein, translating to MSKITKIYASLAKSGLCVPLMSASMLTVAISTNAFANAENTTKKSTNTSDTLVVIADNNGQDAPEDRKVSRNEIRVKQAQSVGEILKNVPGVQAGHPSALGQRFKIRGMDDQFINVTIDGARQEGYHFHHAGNYGIDPEMLKQVDIKVGSNSITHDIGALGGALKFETVDAGDLLEPGQLFGAKGKLNYSSNGSEFQQSLATYGRLGAADLLGYFTHRNMHDSKSGRDNSGRDPIPTDGRLLNYLLKAKFNLTDEQYINVSKEHYKNDAVTNHRLNFGNDVSPKVNNGNKAKYAIDRDTHSIIYGYAPVDNDLIDLKLTAYHTEQTSTHMKSVSGNGKGFDSFVKTQGIKVRNISSFDTQKLAHALTYGYEYFDTRMGYTDVKENAYKKETERGNASAVYLEDDIQLADFHIIPGVRWDHYKYHTINNHESFDRTYAYFSKALGLKYEFGASTTLFANYTELFRGPLGKELGRGISNHSNNLKATTGYNLETGVAGTYSGIFTDNDSLVVLGKVFQTNFKNLSTTLAKNELHNIPKARLQGFELATSYKLDNLSLKATYAKVNNKIIEGNGLFDKAFTRGLEFGPSVGDSITVGGSYLFDTTDIELGWNTRFVLSKNSKGKDTNDKKEAIIVDVHKQGYGVSNMYVSWAPKTGAFKNTELLFGIDNMFDKRYREHSYYLGTTPGQEEKGRTYKATISYKF from the coding sequence ATGTCTAAAATTACCAAAATTTACGCTAGCCTGGCGAAAAGTGGCCTGTGTGTTCCTTTGATGTCCGCATCTATGCTGACAGTCGCTATCTCTACCAACGCATTTGCAAATGCTGAAAATACGACTAAGAAATCGACTAATACTAGCGATACATTGGTTGTTATTGCGGATAACAATGGCCAAGATGCCCCAGAAGATAGAAAAGTTAGCCGTAATGAAATCAGAGTTAAACAAGCACAAAGTGTCGGTGAAATTTTAAAGAATGTACCGGGCGTACAAGCCGGTCACCCCAGCGCTTTAGGACAACGTTTTAAAATCCGTGGTATGGATGATCAATTCATCAACGTGACGATTGATGGCGCAAGGCAAGAAGGGTATCACTTCCACCATGCAGGAAATTATGGCATCGATCCTGAAATGTTGAAGCAAGTTGATATCAAGGTCGGTAGTAACAGTATTACCCACGATATCGGTGCTCTTGGTGGTGCATTAAAATTTGAGACTGTTGATGCCGGTGATCTGTTAGAGCCTGGACAACTTTTTGGCGCTAAAGGAAAATTAAACTACTCAAGCAATGGTTCTGAATTCCAACAATCTTTAGCAACCTATGGTCGATTGGGTGCTGCTGATTTATTAGGTTACTTTACCCATCGCAATATGCACGACTCTAAATCTGGCAGAGATAATAGCGGGCGAGATCCAATCCCGACAGATGGAAGGTTATTAAATTACTTATTAAAAGCGAAATTTAATCTGACAGATGAACAGTATATTAATGTATCAAAAGAACATTATAAAAATGATGCGGTAACCAATCATAGGTTAAATTTTGGTAATGATGTCAGCCCTAAAGTAAATAACGGAAATAAAGCGAAGTACGCTATTGATCGTGATACCCACAGTATCATTTATGGATATGCGCCAGTTGATAATGATCTGATTGATTTAAAACTAACCGCTTATCATACAGAACAGACCTCTACCCATATGAAGTCTGTAAGCGGAAATGGGAAAGGATTCGATAGTTTTGTTAAAACTCAAGGTATTAAAGTTCGTAATATTTCTAGTTTTGATACCCAAAAGTTAGCTCATGCTTTAACTTATGGATATGAATATTTTGATACCAGAATGGGATATACGGATGTAAAAGAGAATGCATATAAAAAAGAAACAGAAAGAGGAAATGCATCAGCTGTTTATTTAGAGGATGATATTCAATTAGCTGATTTCCACATCATACCGGGTGTTAGATGGGATCACTACAAATATCATACCATTAATAATCATGAATCTTTTGACCGAACTTATGCTTACTTTTCAAAAGCACTCGGATTAAAATACGAGTTTGGGGCGTCCACAACATTATTTGCCAACTATACCGAATTATTTAGAGGGCCATTAGGTAAAGAGCTGGGTAGGGGCATAAGCAACCATAGTAATAACCTGAAAGCAACAACGGGTTATAACTTGGAAACGGGTGTGGCAGGTACTTATTCTGGTATCTTTACTGACAATGACTCGCTGGTTGTATTAGGTAAAGTATTCCAAACAAACTTTAAAAACCTGTCTACAACTTTAGCCAAAAATGAGCTGCATAATATCCCGAAAGCCAGACTGCAAGGGTTTGAATTAGCGACGAGCTATAAACTGGATAATTTATCTTTAAAAGCCACTTATGCCAAAGTCAACAATAAGATTATTGAAGGTAATGGACTGTTTGATAAGGCTTTTACCAGAGGATTAGAGTTTGGGCCATCAGTGGGTGACTCTATTACCGTAGGCGGTAGTTACTTATTTGATACCACTGACATTGAACTCGGCTGGAATACCCGCTTTGTTCTGTCAAAGAACTCAAAAGGTAAAGACACAAATGATAAGAAAGAAGCCATTATTGTTGATGTACATAAACAAGGATATGGCGTAAGTAATATGTATGTCTCTTGGGCGCCAAAAACAGGAGCATTTAAAAATACTGAACTCCTGTTTGGTATCGATAATATGTTCGATAAGCGCTACAGAGAACATTCTTACTACTTGGGTACAACACCAGGACAAGAAGAGAAAGGGCGCACATATAAAGCGACAATTTCTTATAAGTTCTAA